In one Rutidosis leptorrhynchoides isolate AG116_Rl617_1_P2 chromosome 8, CSIRO_AGI_Rlap_v1, whole genome shotgun sequence genomic region, the following are encoded:
- the LOC139863303 gene encoding uncharacterized protein, with protein sequence MGETLRFFKLNKKLELRITATQNIPKSRLLGPLANKSSRKTLKCVTSMKVSVVATGGAGDIVAFLLTTAALEIVKRFSSAHCPVIWRGIQALQILCCPPFKWIQKWAPFTGLVKGMQALSKPLMLLTAATIFDESGSSKGTLSGSGAELTELSTQLVTQNRRPVNKVPRSVGMEDWLVELYEELDKQGITIPDRMNEDELCRFYAVSEGDFARLLSSVKKTIRWRQKYTLLSPQELEYWGNLVFWHGSDRMQRPCLFIRVGIAGSELASGGQAQFVRAVVSQVEYGVINLLDAEHSQITVLMDCEGLSPFGFPIKTFRHCAILLQDHYPNRLGCLLVVRLPSIARMITQTLFQVLTPRTQRKLMILGDNYQEVLSRYFEELPDFLGGKCSCPRCTNDVATVGERAIIDITNHRIDNTSSNTELYAGPSSLNINGEYVKVAGVGALLLWVCIVFFLAVYYHRFTFG encoded by the exons ATGGGGGAGACTTTACGTTTTTTCAAATTAAATAAGAAGTTAGAGCTGAGGATTACCGCTACTCAAAATATCCCTAAAAGCCGTTTACTAGGCCCACTCGCAAACAAATCATCAAGGAAAACGCTAAAATGTGTTACTTCAATGAAAGTCAGTGTGGTGGCTACAGGTGGTGCTGGTGATATCGTTGCGTTTCTTTTGACAACTGCAGCACTTGAGATTGTTAAAAGGTTCTCTTCAGCACATTGTCCGGTTATTTGGCGTGGGATTCAGGCGCTTCAAATTCTATGTTGTCCGCCATTTAAATGGATCCAAAAATGGGCTCCTTTTACTGGATTGGTTAAAGGAATGCAG GCGTTGTCAAAGCCGTTGATGCTTCTCACAGCGGCAACAATATTCGATGAATCGGGATCTTCAAAAGGAACCCTCAGTGGTTCGGGTGCTGAGCTCACAGAACTGTCGACACAATTGGTCACCCAAAATAGAAG GCCTGTCAATAAGGTTCCAAGGAGTGTTGGCATGGAAGATTGGTTGGTAGAACTCTATGAAGAGCTTGATAAGCAGGGTATTACTATCCCAGACAG GATGAATGAGGATGAGCTATGTAGATTCTATGCTGTCTCTGAAGGTGACTTTGCAAGGCTTTTATCATCAGTTAAGAAGACTATTCGCTGGAGGCAGAAATACACGCTTCTTTCACCTCAAGAACTTGAGTAttggggcaatttggtcttttggcATGGATCTGATAGGATGCAACGACCTTGCCTTTTTATTCGTGTTGGAATTGCAGGCTCTGAATTGGCTTCAGGGGGTCAAGCACAGTTTGTAAGAGCAGTTG TGTCTCAGGTGGAATATGGAGTTATAAACTTGCTTGACGCTGAGCATTCTCAGATTACTGTTTTGATGGACTGTGAGGGACTATCGCCCTTTGGATTCCCTATTAAAACATTCAGACATTGTGCTATACTTCTTCAAGATCATTACCCAAACCGGCTTGGTTGCTTACTCGTTGTACGACTCCCCTCTATTGCGCGAATGATAACTCAAACTCTATTCCAA GTTTTGACGCCTAGGACCCAGCGGAAGTTGATGATCTTGGGGGATAACTACCAAGAGGTTCTTTCAAGATACTTTGAAGAATTGCCAGATTTTCTTGGTGGCAAGTGTTCGTGCCCCAGATGTACAAATGACGTGGCAACAGTTGGGGAGAGGGCAATTATTGATATTACAAATCATCGTATCGACAATACATCTTCTAATACTGAGCTGTATGCGGGTCCTAGTAGCTTAAATATAAATGGGGAGTATGTAAAAGTTGCTGGGGTGGGTGCATTACTTTTATGGGTATGTATCGTTTTCTTTTTAGCAGTTTATTATCACCGGTTTACGTTCGGATAA